A region of Flavobacterium album DNA encodes the following proteins:
- the queG gene encoding tRNA epoxyqueuosine(34) reductase QueG encodes MNNKKPYSDFIKQEAKRLGFLSCGISKAVFLEEEAPRLEKWLNEGRHGQMQYMENYFDKRLDPTLLVDGAKSVISLLLNYYPSETQTEGTYKISKYAYGQDYHFVIKEKLKELLHSIQSTIGEVGGRAFVDSAPVLDKAWAAKSGLGWIGKNSNLLSKQVGSFFFIAELIVDIELEYDHAVTDHCGSCTACLDACPTQAIIQPYVVDGSKCISYFTIELKDNLPAEMKGKFDEWAFGCDICQDVCPWNRFSKPHSEPLFNPHPDLLSMTKKDWEEITEDTFRAVFKNSAVKRTKYEGLKRNIDFLK; translated from the coding sequence ATGAACAATAAAAAACCATATAGTGATTTTATAAAGCAAGAAGCCAAGAGATTAGGCTTCCTTTCATGTGGCATTTCAAAAGCGGTTTTTCTCGAAGAAGAAGCCCCGCGCCTTGAAAAATGGCTCAACGAAGGCCGCCATGGCCAGATGCAGTACATGGAAAATTACTTCGACAAGCGCCTCGACCCGACGCTGCTTGTAGATGGTGCCAAAAGCGTGATCTCCCTGCTGCTGAATTACTATCCGTCAGAAACCCAAACCGAAGGCACTTACAAAATATCCAAATACGCTTACGGGCAGGATTACCATTTTGTCATAAAAGAAAAGCTAAAGGAGCTCCTGCATTCGATACAGTCAACTATCGGTGAAGTAGGAGGGAGGGCCTTTGTAGATTCGGCGCCGGTGCTGGATAAGGCATGGGCAGCCAAAAGCGGCCTGGGATGGATAGGCAAGAACAGCAACCTCCTGAGCAAGCAGGTAGGCTCATTCTTTTTTATTGCCGAGCTTATCGTGGATATCGAACTGGAATACGACCATGCGGTAACCGACCATTGCGGTTCCTGCACCGCCTGCCTCGATGCCTGCCCGACACAAGCCATTATACAGCCTTATGTAGTAGATGGCAGCAAATGCATTTCTTATTTTACCATCGAATTAAAAGACAACCTGCCCGCCGAAATGAAAGGCAAATTTGATGAATGGGCTTTTGGGTGCGACATCTGCCAGGACGTTTGCCCGTGGAACCGCTTCTCCAAACCGCATTCCGAACCGCTCTTCAATCCGCATCCCGACCTGCTTTCCATGACCAAAAAGGACTGGGAAGAAATTACCGAAGATACCTTTAGGGCCGTATTTAAAAATTCCGCCGTAAAGCGCACCAAATACGAAGGCCTTAAAAGGAATATTGATTTTTTGAAGTAA